In Pieris rapae chromosome 10, ilPieRapa1.1, whole genome shotgun sequence, the genomic window TGGAAGCGGTTTTGCGGAAGTCGACGGAGAGGAACGCCCCGACTCTGGCTTCTGCCGTTTTGTTTTGCGACGACTGCGCCAAGTACGACGACATCCTGACGCCGAATTTCTACCTGAACGTGTGCAGCGAAGTATTAGACGCCTGGGGatgaaaaactttatttaacatctttaatatgtatataattcttCTCTTATGTCTTCACTTTTCATCCCTCGACTAGACTTTTGatgggtttttattttaaaagctagTCTGCGTATTTATTACCGGttctaaaatcaatttaatcgaatattttgttttatcgcCAACGTTAAATGTGAAACATCGATCTAGTCAACgattactgttttatttgttatattttactttttaactgAATTCTCACGAAGTTATATCGAACTATATCAGTACTGTTATATTTTAGCTAAATTACGTTTGATCCATGACGTCACACAATTGTGAAATCAAATATAAGGTAGAAAACGAAACGTCTTTTTTTTCTACTCGTCAGGTGTAATCTCGATCTCGGAGGATTGACGAGATCAAGTGGCACGACTATCGGAACACTCTTCGTCGATTAAACATTCCGGCAGCttcgttatatttatatctagaGGAATCATAAAAACTAGAACGGTTGAAAGGCGacaaaattatcaatttcCCAGATATCCTTTAAACCTGCCGATAACACAACACCGCAACCGAAAACTAAGACGAATTGCCTATTTCAACGATTGCAGATGATTTGAATGTACGTGCTGCTGCCATACTCTTTAACTAGAAGAGATGAGCGCCAAATCCTTCGCGTGATTCTGTgagattacatataataatcacTAGAcacaaaaatagataaatatattcgaGTGATGAGAAGCCGCTCATCCGGTAGCACTCTCGATCTCCTCGCTTTTTGAGTTATTTCCGAAATCACTGCTAAGCGATAGATGCTAGGATAGGTTAATAGAAGTAAGTCATTCTGGAacattgatatacaaaaaccCAAGATGCACATTCAACGTCCAAAAAATGAGCGCAACATTCTAAATTGTGCGCTCATTTCAAATAGTCTCGCGTGACGCGTCGCTCGCGTCTGGGAGCAGACGTTAAAAATGTCAAAGTGTTCTCTgagaaattgtaaaaatactaCGTCAAGAAGGCTAAAAAAGGATGGGATATCGTATTTTCGGtaagtaaaaaactttattgattagtttttgttgtttttattataacaagcaatttgtgatttttatttatttattctaaaaacatCATTCAACGCACAAACGCTATACGGCCAACTTCAATGGCTGCTTGTTCAGTGTTAGAACAACGCATTACagtcttctttttattttagtcgcATTATAAAAATGACCCTGTTCTAATAAGTGGAgtcgattatttttatttgttttttttataaataaatttatgtactattgaatttttttttgtgtagtttttgacaaatatatttacgctAATAAAGTGGTCTGGAGGTagccaatttaaattttttttaatcttcgtaaatattttgatattgctTACAGATTGAAATACCGGATGATGGCGGTGATACTGAAGTGTGTCCTACGAgttcaatgtttaatttagaaattgaaaagaaattcAAATCTCCTACCACTTCTCCAAGCACGTCGTCAGTTTTGGATACACCTCGAAAAGTTCGTATAAAAAGCGAACTTCACAAATGCCGCAAAAGGTTAATTAGCAAggaaaaattcattaaaaacttaaggaaAAAGAATTCGAGACTTGTTAAAAAGACTATTTCACTAAAGAATGCGTTAAATCTTTTAACGAATAGGTTTAAATCGTTTTGaaccaaatatttgaataaacaattttaacagatattatttgtttttttgatataCCCATCGGCTAcccaaaaacatatttatgcacaaataaacgtatatttatgtgtttaaaacacaatttaacaaactcttaaaatactaaatagtaatgtataaagaaaaaaaaagtcatGTTCGACTCCACTCAATACCTTGTCTTACCGACCACGGTCGgtcgtaaaattttattggtttaaGTACACTGCGTTGTAATAACAACTTTAAACGATTCGCGTAAGGttgatttttcaataatatatgcttGTAACTTatagaaagagacagaaatAGTTTTCGGGACACTTTCGAGCGTTACTTTTATTCGAGGCTGTGCATCTTgggttttttgtatatcaatgtTCTGGAAATAACTGTTTATTGTGGTGAATATCTGCGAaggttctttttaaaataacggtTGAATTAGTTTCgtgatttatttcaaataataataggaacagttataataaatattttcttataaaataaataatgtcttatatttaactttaaaaacacACGTCAGCGGCTTTCGTGGCGTCTCAATTCGTCCATTTAAACTATTGGTTTGCAAAAACAACCCGGGATCGAGTGTCACTCCGAGATTCCACTCGTCTCATCGACTCCGTCCCGATCGGCTTAAAGGTCGAGGGCGCTCAAAACGACgagtttcatattaaatattttaatatatatttgaagagAAACAAAGGTCCATAgaactatttacaaaaattaaaagtacatCAATTACGAACATTTGCGGCAAAAATGCCGATTTAGATTTTCGGTAACGGAATGAACGCGTCCGTCGACACGGACGCGGCAGTTTCactattttcataataaataaagttcacGGGACGACACAAGATCATCTAAAGTCTCGACTCCCTTCCGCCAGATTCGCGCGAGAGACGGGCTCAActaatgaatacattaaaagttGATCGGCTTCCCGGAGTACGCCGCCAGATTCGCCTCCCGCAGAGCTTCGGCGCACGTCTGAAACGAGCAACGACGGATAAGTGGTCGCCTCTTACGGAGACTAGATTCGAAGACGAAAATCGTTTCGGATGTACTCACGGGATGGGCGTGGCACACTCGAGCGACGTCTTCGGCCGCCGCTCCGTACTCTTGGGCCAACACGGCCTCGTTGATCAGCTCGCCGCCGCCCTGCGGAAGGAGAATCGGTCAGCGCGTCGGACGTAGAAACGGACAAACAAAGGAAGCGGTAATCGGAAAAGCGGCGAACCGGGCCGATGATGTGCGTGCCGAGGATGACGTCGGTGGCTTTGTCGGCCAACACCTTCACGAAGCCGTCGGGCTCCCCGTTGGTCTTGGCTCGGGAGTTGGCCAGGAACGGGAACTTGCCCACCTTGTACGCCTTGCCCTGCGCAAACGCCGTCATTAAGCTACACGATCGTCGAAAAGGCTCGGTCGCGTCTACCTCCATACGACCCGAGATACCTCTTTCTTGAGATCCTCCTCCGACTTGCCGACCCAGCCCACCTCGGGCGAAGTGTAGATGACCGAAGGGATCGCGTCGTAGTTGAAGTGCACGGGCATGCCCTGGACATAATCAttcattagtattattttcacCATTTCCTACTCATCGCTGCGATTTTAAGTGAaatgaacataatataatatcgaGAATTtgattctcgtgtcacaacgTTCGTTTCGGTAGCAATACCTTGATGCCCTCGACGCAGACGATTCCCTCGTCCTCCGCCTTGTGCGCCAACATGGGTCCGTGGATGCAGTCTCCGATCGCGTAGATCCTGAAAAGGCCGAGGCTCGGTCACTCTGTCGGAAACGATCGTCGATCGATGGAGACGAGAGTTACCCGGGGACGGTGGTCTGGAACTTGTTGTTGACGGGCACTCGGCCTCGGTCGTCCAGGGCGATGCCCGCCTTCTCCAGCCCCAGGCCCCGGGTGTAGGGTCGGCGGCCGATGGAGATCAGGACCACGTCGCAGTCCAGCTGTAAATTATGTCGAATAGTCGCTAGATCGTTCcatttaactaatattttaactccgaattttaaaatatgtaaaagaaGAGAATACCGTCTCCTTGTTCCCTCCCTTGGCCCCTTCCACGCCGACCTTCACGACTCCGCCCTCCTTCTTGACGGACGTCACTTTGGTGCCGAGCTTGAACTTCATCCCTTGCTTCGTCAGCACCTTCTGTAGCGTCTTCGAAACCTCACCGTCGATGCCGACGCCTAGAAATTGGGTTATccgaaacaaaatattgataaaataataaatttgcgcCATTATTTATACCAATAACACTTTCCTCTCGCCgtttaaatagaaacatttaatgaTTACCTCCAATAGAATCTAAGAACTCAATAGCGGTGACGTCGGCGCCCAGCCTCTGGTACACCGAGCCCAACTCGAGGCCGATGACGCCGGCCCCGATGACCAACATCTTCTTGGGAACTGATTTTAGTGCGAGGGCGCCAGTCgatgtaataatttgttgttCGTCAAACTAAAGAAAGCATTCATATACAGGttgtcgtatttttttttcctgttTTTAGTGAATTTCATGAATTTTCGTTTTGGTCAAGCGACCTTGATATGATAACTCCTAAACTACAAAAAATCCTAGAACATTCATGGGGATTATTTGGgatacatatttcaaattttgcaaaaaaaattgatcataaataaataaaataaaataaaaataaataaatttaatcataaagcaataaacataacttaaattgataaacatgaagagaaaattatattttttattcagttgGTAATCTGTTAAggctatattaatattcttaatgctaaataaattattcctaTGGAATAcagtcaaaaatgttttagacACTTATCACAATACATTGTTTGAATGAATTAcagtaaaatagaaaatactgACCGTAACACCAGGGAAGGGCGTAACTTCTGATCCAGTtgcaataataatgttttttgtgtttattgtcTCAACTCCCTTCTCTCCTTTTACTTCAACTTTGTTTGGTGCAGCTATTGACCCTACGCCTTTGACTAATTTTACCTAATTCATAAACAACTAAACATGTAATAAAACTGTACCAattgaaattttctttttatttgtctttcaCTGACATTAAAATATCTCTGTCATTTTGAATGTGAACAGACAACTACACAATCTACTTTTACCATCTATGAGGCTTATAAGCACTGATATAggattatttatgtttatatcaaCTAATAATACTTGAATAAATAGAGCTTACCTTGTTCTTATTGAAAAGCATAGCTATTCCCCCAGTCAGAGCCTTTACTGCATTTGTTTTGTAAGTCATCATAGTGTCAAAGTTAAAGGATACTTGACCGACTTCAATACCCCTTTGTTTGAAGTCATGCTTTGCCATGTGGTATAAGTGAGAATTGTGGAGCAATGCCTTTGATGGAATACAACCCACATTTAAACAAGTTCCACCCAGTGTAGGATCCTTTTCAACTGAGAcagtctaaaataaaattaacagcaaaaggataattttatttgttatagtaAAGTTAAGATTTGTGAatcaaaattaactttattaaatactccACCCTTTTTtacttgtaaattatttaattaataaaagtacattataacattaaattattaaccttGAATCCTAACTGTGCAGCTTTGATGGCAGCAACATAACCGCCAGGGCCCGATCCAATTACAACAACATCAGCTTCATGTGTGGTGGCATATTGCCTAACTGCAATCCTGAAGCTcccattcttaaaataaacattattttaaaatgtacacACAGTCTATACAAGTTGACACCCAcaacttctttttaaaaatacagcgTTAACTCCATGTAATATCCCTTGATTAACCAACAAACCCCCTCAGCATCAATCACTCAGCTTTGGTTAGTTGAATATGTtcttttgtatacaaattggATTGCTAAAAAGtgctttatatataacaaacaaccttatatataacaaCTCTTTGTAACATGAAAATATGCACAGTCCTTTGAGTGATGTTATATAGAGTTTCCCTGGTTTTTATGGTAGAAAAATGTGATGGTTATGGTGGGACAATCTACTATCAATTCTTATATCATttgtagtgataaaatatcacattatttaaatattatattattatataataatagaataataaatttattccaaAAGTAGTACATTAAGtggatttttaaaaactctagtaggaatttttttttaaattttgggtttttttatgatttattaaaagtcaGTATggactttaaataaaatcatctaTTGTTTCATTCTTTTCaacatagtttattttaattttatcaatttgatCAATCATTACTTTTGTATAAGTTatgctaaaaaaattaatgaggaaattaacataatataagaaGCAATGCGAATTGTAACGTTATGATGATAAACAGCgaaatacaaattatgttcgttttattcattatagaCGAGAAATAATCTGACAGTCGGTCACATGTTTAAAGGTCAATACTGCAGCAATAGAATGATACAGAGGTTTAGTTAAGGATAAAGgttattttatacatgttGACAATGtatgttacaaatataaaaagtatttctaaTCCATTAAacgaaatgtatttaattttattttattatgattgaaTCATAGGTTGCATAATATAAGATATGTatgacatattataatatggtatcagattattgtttatttcttaCCCGAAAAGGAGAGGAAGCgaattttagaattttgtCACCCATACTTATTTTGTTCaccttagtttatttttttaattaatgctattgattacaattttaaaagaatattcgGCACCCTGgcgatttttataaatcactgTCACAAATTTCGTAGAAGTGACGTTTAGTTAAATGACATATCACAAAGTTAGGGTACAGACTAAATATACCGTCTGCTCAAACACAGATgtgatatataaatgtaaaaataggtacattacacatacatacattattttagcgattcaatattttaagtatgtaatgcatacttctaaataaaaaaatatatattattatcatattcggataaataatattattaatttagtatattttagaGCTGGCAATATTTGGTCGAAAAATGCGCGCGCTGCTTCGTTTGTTTATCAATCAAACCGAAGCTAGGATCGCTGTGTGTTGTGTTGTCGACGCTCGAACCGATTTTGATAGACGCGTAACGGCGTTTATTACAtcaaacattacattattttatcgaCTAATAAACACGTGCCTTTATATTTAACCGCgaatttgttattatactGGGtaagtaagtttattttactaattaagaaattattataagtctCATTAAGTACACATAAGGCTAGGCTGCTCAAATAAATAccttattaattcaaattttatttcataaaaatagtttCCTATATTCGATCAGTTTTAAGAGTCGTATCAAAAAGGACCAAGTTCCAAAAATACCTCTAGCTAGTTTCCTTTAGAGCGGTAAATAAAGGTGGGTTTCtacaatgtataaaaacaattttataattacttcaGCTTGTTAGATTTTAACCTATGTTTTTCAAGCCTGGCAAAAACTTGAGTGGCTGTTACGGTTCCTAATTATTGTCATTGTTTCATACCtagtaattacatatattaaattaagtagtGTACACTTttgtcattatatataaattattcgacaTTTCTATAAATACGATAATGGGtcatttgatataataaatttattttatatatagataatacagAAAGCACAAATTGTATGTTCATAGGTTTGTTTCTGGAAatgttaacaataaatttgaagtaatatataattattatgttgtaCTAGAAAgatgtattgaaataaatgttctcTTAGCGGATTCAAATTTGATATTGGCAAGACTTGACTACGTCGAAAATCTCTCGAAACGttgagttatgtaaataattatctgtTAAATAAGTCTTTAACCACTAAAAGTAATAAGTTAACTTTTAGTGGTTAAAGACTGTTTGAAgtaaatctgaaataaatagtagTCGAATAAAACTGTAAACTTTGAACGAAGGGAAATAAAAACACTACAAATACCTACTGCTGTTTAAGTTGGACAAGCCGGTAACTAGTGCCTACGATGCTAAGTGGCTTACCTTTCAACGCGACCTGCAATTAACGCTGACCCAAGCCAGTCGAGTCACGGCTTACCCCtttcttaagaaaataatacctTTATTGTCtagtagtaatattaaaagctgCTTCACCATGGAGGTAGTCACTCTCTGCGAGAAACGAAGATTTGACACACTGCTTAAAAAAAtggtgtatttattaattatgtcttatttagaaattacataaagttattttaccaAAATTTTTCGTTCTCTATGTAAACGGACGCatccatattaattaatatatactttttaaaaagctatgaaaaagtatatattaattaataaggatGCGTCCGTTACTTTATACCAGGTAATCTTCTTCTCATCTCAACCACAACACGCATTAAATCTATGATTATTAtgatcatacataattaaagggttaacaattataagtttaatgatGTTTGCTAtcgaaaacttttttgtttaaaaagcaATAAGTACCACTTATCTTGTTCTAAAAATGTTCCAAATTCCTACTTTGGAATCTTAAATGATACATTTTCATCATAGGCGGTATGTGTGGCCGGAGCCACTCATTACCGGTGTCTATGACTTATACATTATAGTACGGTAAAAATAGTAACGATTAACACAGTAAGATGAAGCAGATTAGGATAagcatattttcatattaataacacCTTGTCTTGTAAAGCGGGCCTAAGCCTCTTTAAAGGTCGAATTGAATCTCGTGTCAGCTCATAAtcctaacaatattataagcCGGTTAAGGTCTCGTGGCCCATATCTACGGCTCACATTACCTGCGCAGTAGAACAGGTAATCCTGTTAGGCGACCGTGACACGTCGTTCGGCTGGCCACTGAGCCACCGCTCAGTTTAGTTTCTGCATCCGTATAAATATGTGCGAGAGAAGTCGTAGAGCGTCACCTGCCATACAAGAAATGCTGGCCGTCTACGAAAATGGTATAACAATTCATTACGATCGAAAGTATTTCACCGAGGTTTCAGTCCGTTTGATTGTTGCACTGTGCACCCATTGATTGCGTATCCTATGGCCACTTGTCATTTAACACACGCGTCGGTTGCGAGTGAAACAGAAGCACTTATGGTCAGGTGCTTTCACGGTCCATGATTACGATGTCCGACCGTTTTGACATAGTGCACAGTCCTCATCACATACCTGTTGTGTTCGTCCTTGCATCTGCTTTCCACATGTCTACCCTCTATGTCTACTTTGAGAATACTTAACTGGCTTGTAATTGTACTTTGATCAGTGTGCTATTGTTCATTGTTGACTTTTATTAATCGCGTATTTATGACATTTGGTGATTTATTGATGGCCCAATTTCATTACGGCATTATCATAGAAATTTTAGGAATTCATGTTATGTGAAATGATCGTCAGCGGCTTTCCTCATTAGCTTTGTTGTCGGATGCCCTACAATGGAGCGTTGTTCTCACGTTATCTATACACATGTGCCCACGTCAGACGATTAAGCACGCCACGACCGCAATTATACAAacgttttatgtttttttttccaaaaattaTGGTcactatttttcttataaataaaagccttctaaaagttatttaataacctattAGCTcgtaattaatgaatattgaTGTTTACTAACACAACTGGGCGGTACCGTACAATGAAATCGTTTTATGATAACATCGTATCTTAATATGTTGACATCGCAATGCGGTAATACagttatatttttgagtttgcaTGTAAGGCACGAGCTGCATTAGGTATGCGCGTCGTGGCGTTTGGCACTGCTACTGGACACAGAGATAGGGATCGTAGGAGAAGCGCACACTGGGTGGCACTGGCACGGGGCACCCCAGTGGCCATACGCACCTAAATGCATTTTGTTTTGCATAATGCTTTCGACTCATCCATATTCATATCGGCCTAACGTAGTCGATATTATACGCGTTCAGCATTCACTTTAACATATAATACGAATTATTGCATTATCTATTGGGTgcaagaattataataaaacaacagcTGCATGAATGAATGATGATTACTAAAtcaaaaaaatgaaatcaaaCAATGGATTCCAATAATAATCATGAAGAGAAAATGCACCCTTACTAGGCGATGtgtaaaatttcattaaaatatctacTTAATTGTTGTTAGCGATTTGTTTGGTAACAATCTTGACCGCACACGATGTGCCAGTTTTAGATGGAAAGAAAACGTAAGCAGCCAATGTTTGTCAAGAAAGATACGACTATTACGCATTTGTTGTAATTCTTCAAAGCGAAGCGAGTACATAATCATGACAAACTCGTTGTTTTATGCCTTCCTAAATTATGACCGTACGTCTAGTAGAATCAGTTTATGCTCGTTATAGCTGAGAACTGAGTGAGGAGTAATATACGATACAGATCGCGGTTTCTAGGAATAATGATATTTAGGAAGTGCAACGACAGAAATAAATGGTCTTCTCTGTGTTCTTGGCGGTTATCTTACTGAGCTTTACTTTTGCCATAGAATGTAATAGTTTAttccaatttaaaataaattcaacacATTTAAGATGCGTAGTAGAaatcaattgtttttgtttcgaaTAAATTACTACTAAGTGAatacatagtaaaaataatgatcaaTATCGGTACATATTGACCTAAAAATTGAGGTTGCAAATTGAACACGTGGGAGCCATAGTGTTAATAAAGCTCTTTCCGCAAGTGTCATGTTCCGAGTGGGGCTCCGCTGTAAGGAAGTCCTTGAGCACGAATTTTTCAAGTCGATAATCCTGTCAAGCATCGTTTTATACATCgttttatacaatacatttttatacactTCTAAAAAAACTCCGCTAAGACATACTTGTACTTACTActatggaaaataaaatattttgtcttgTGTTATGTAACTTCTCATTGTTCACAACGTTATACGAATGAAAATTTTAGATTACCATTTTTAACAGGAAAATATAATagcaaattgtattttaattatacagttGAAGCAtcgtaataagtaatattaatatattatttgtaaatatatttatttttaaaatgagacAATTACAAGAATTCATAAACTGGGCGGGCGGCAAGTAGGCCGAGAAAGCTTCGTCTGCCTTAAAGGGTCGTTGCCCT contains:
- the LOC110996740 gene encoding dihydrolipoyl dehydrogenase is translated as MGDKILKFASSPFRNGSFRIAVRQYATTHEADVVVIGSGPGGYVAAIKAAQLGFKTVSVEKDPTLGGTCLNVGCIPSKALLHNSHLYHMAKHDFKQRGIEVGQVSFNFDTMMTYKTNAVKALTGGIAMLFNKNKVKLVKGVGSIAAPNKVEVKGEKGVETINTKNIIIATGSEVTPFPGVTFDEQQIITSTGALALKSVPKKMLVIGAGVIGLELGSVYQRLGADVTAIEFLDSIGGVGIDGEVSKTLQKVLTKQGMKFKLGTKVTSVKKEGGVVKVGVEGAKGGNKETLDCDVVLISIGRRPYTRGLGLEKAGIALDDRGRVPVNNKFQTTVPGIYAIGDCIHGPMLAHKAEDEGIVCVEGIKGMPVHFNYDAIPSVIYTSPEVGWVGKSEEDLKKEGKAYKVGKFPFLANSRAKTNGEPDGFVKVLADKATDVILGTHIIGPGGGELINEAVLAQEYGAAAEDVARVCHAHPTCAEALREANLAAYSGKPINF